Below is a genomic region from Acetobacter ghanensis.
TGTATGAACCCGGCGGATCTGCTCCATGCGCGTGCCGGGTACAACCAGCAGGCAGTGTTCAACACGCTGGAAATGTTCCCCAATAATATGCAGCCCTGCGGCAGGCAGGAGAGAATGGATGTCTGGCACGCGGCCAGCAAGGCTGTTTTCGCACGCCAGCATGGCCTGTTCCGCCCTGCCCGCATGGACTGCATCTATGGCGTCGGCAAAGCTATGGCATGGCAAGGTTTTCCAGCCCGGTCGTGCTGCACGACAGGCCATGTCCGAATAGGCACCGGGCATACCCTGAAAGGCGATAACTTTGTCCATCATGGGCTTTTATGCTCCAAGCAGGCGGCGAGCCCGTTCCAGATCCTGTGGTGTATCAACCCCAAACGGCGCGATTGCAATACGTGAACACCCAATGCGCATACCATTTTCCAACGCACGAAGCTGCTCCAGGCTCTCACGTGTTTCCAGCCCGGATGGCGGGAGTTGTACAAAACGCGCAAGAGCCTCGCGCCGCCACCCATAAATACCAACATGATGCCAGAAAGTGCCCTGCCCCCATGGGATGGGCTGGCGGGAAAAATAGAGCGCCGGAGCATGTTCGGTTGTCGGGCCAAAGTGGCAGGCAACCTTAACGACGGAAGGGGCTATTTTTTCCTCTTCCGTAGTAATGGGTGCGACCAGCGTGCCAATATCGTATGCCGCATTGTTCATGGTTGTAAGAACCGCGCGTAACGTGGCGGGTTCAAGCGTAGGCAGATCACCTTGCAGGTTGATAATGGTGTTGTGGCGCCCATCCGGGTCAAGGGTTTGCACGGCCTGCCATACCCGATCGGAACCGGATGGAAGGTCAGCGTCTGTCAATACGGCCTGACCGCCAGCATTTGTGACAATATCACAGATTTCTGGGTCTGCGGCAGCAACTGCTACGGGGCCAATATCAGCCCGGAGAGCCGCATTAAGGACATGCAGGATCATGGGGCGCCCGGCTATGTCGGCCAGAGGCTTGCCGGGGAGTCTTGTCGAGGCAAGTCTGGCGGGTATGACAACGAGGGGCGGCATGATCGGCTTGCTCCAAAATACTGCGCGGCTTATAGCCGTGGAAAAGCGGCGCGCAGTCTAGAAAAGCTGCAATGTAAACGCAACCAGTGATACACAGGGCGGTAATGCGGATGGATGGCAGGTTCCTGAACAGGGTGGCGGTTTCGGCCTTGCTGAGCGTTGTAGCTATGGCTGGCGCATTTGCAACCGCGCAATCTGTTGTGCCGGACACGGCTCCGACTGCTCCCGTTTTCCAACTACCTAACACGCAGTCTGTGGCTGTGCTTCCGTTCCTGTCTCATGCCGATCAGGTGCATGGTGGGCAGTTGGTCCGGCGGATATGCGCCCAGTGTCATGGCCTTGTGGCCGGGGACGAAAGTGCCGGTCCGGTGCTGGACGGAGTTGTAGGGCGTAACGCCGCCTCCCTGCCCGGTTATGCTTATTCCGCGG
It encodes:
- a CDS encoding 3-deoxy-manno-octulosonate cytidylyltransferase produces the protein MMPPLVVIPARLASTRLPGKPLADIAGRPMILHVLNAALRADIGPVAVAAADPEICDIVTNAGGQAVLTDADLPSGSDRVWQAVQTLDPDGRHNTIINLQGDLPTLEPATLRAVLTTMNNAAYDIGTLVAPITTEEEKIAPSVVKVACHFGPTTEHAPALYFSRQPIPWGQGTFWHHVGIYGWRREALARFVQLPPSGLETRESLEQLRALENGMRIGCSRIAIAPFGVDTPQDLERARRLLGA
- a CDS encoding c-type cytochrome, producing the protein MDGRFLNRVAVSALLSVVAMAGAFATAQSVVPDTAPTAPVFQLPNTQSVAVLPFLSHADQVHGGQLVRRICAQCHGLVAGDESAGPVLDGVVGRNAASLPGYAYSAALRQHASQAWDDQRLADWLMAPARYAPGTRMSFAGLSDPQDRADVISFLHTLHTSLPTPTTGAAR